The Luteitalea sp. genomic sequence TGACTGCAACACCCGGACCACCGGTTCAGTGAAGAACCGGAAGTTGTGCAGGCGGTCCGGGCGGTGGTCGGTGATGAAGCTGAAGTTGAGGTTACCCGCGTCATGGTAAACAGCTCCGCCCCCGGAAAGCCGGCGGACGACATGAATGCCCCGGTCCCGGACGTAGCGAAGGTTGATCTCTTCGAACGTGTTCTGATTGTGGCCGACGATGATCGATGGCTCGTTGACGTAGAAGAGCACGTATGTGTACCGCGGATCCAGATAGCGCAACGCGTACTCTTCGATGGCGAGGTTGATCCGTGGATCGGTGATGTGTTCGTTGTCGATGTAAGCGAGCTCAGGCATGATGCGGCAGGGGACGGAGCCCGAAGTCGGTTGAGGCATGCAGAACGCTGTTCTCGAGATGCACATGGACATGCATGATGAATCCCCTCCGGTGGCGAGCCTTTCGCCAGCTCTATGGCCATCACGGTACCGAGGCTCCAGCGCCGCCATCAACCCGACAACGGTGGCCTCCTCGCCGAGATTGAGATGGCAGTACCCGCCGATCCTGGCCCGCTGGTACATCTCGCCGGCGCGCAGCTCGAACGCCCTGATGAGTGCCATCTGCCGGTAGTAACCGCGCACCTCCGCCCACTCCTCACCCGGCAGGGCATGATCGGACGTCCGCTCGACGTCCTCGGGTCGGGTTTCGCCGGCGGCGACGATCGCTGCGCGCAACTCGGCCAAGAGGGTATCCGGATTGATATCGTGACGAACGCACGCGTCGGCGAGCGAGATGTTCCCTCCGCAACAGCAGTCAATGCGATGCTGCCGAAACACGTTGATGGTGGCCGGCTGAGAAGTCGACGGACACCGTCTCACCACCTCCAGCCAGCCCCGATGCCACCAGGACCTGGTCCTTGAGCGTGGGCGCAATGTAGTCCGTCGTCCGGGCGATCGCCGACGCGTTGACAAACGCCTCCACGTTGGCGCCCGGTTTGAGCATCACGAAGTTGTGCGCCATTGCCACTTTCGGCATCTTGCTCACCGCCTTCAGGGTGATCCGCACGCGCTCGCCGGGCTTGACCTCGATCGTATCGGGCGAGTACCTCATGTCGTCGGTCCCCGTCAGCGCGATGACTCGCGCTGGCGTCGATTGAGCGCCCGGTCCCGGCGTCGTCGGTTGCTCGGCGTGCGCTGATCCGGCGACGAGACACGCTCCAAGAATGACCCACATCGTCATCTACTTCACCGTTCCGGGTGGCGAGCATGCTCGCCATCTCCATGGCCGTCACGGTACCACTCGTCGCCCACGCGGTCTTTGATCCAGCGCAAACTGCAGAAAGCCTGCAAGCAAGAGGCATGATTCAGATATCTAACGGAAGCTTGAGTTGAATGAAAGATACGGATGGAGGTACCGCCCGATCTCAGCCGGTCTCGGATCTTCGACGGCCTCGCCGACGAGACGATGTGGCTGCGTGAGTCCTGTGCGCGTGAGGTGCGACGCAGACGCAACCATTGCCCGGCAGGTGAGCGAGCACACGCGTCCAGCTGATCGAGACCGGCTTGCTGAAGCTTGTGGAGCTGATCCGGACGGCCGCGACCTCACTGTGCGCTTCGGCGGGCCGGGGGAGCCGTTCGGTGGGAGTGTGGCCCTCGACGGGACCGCCTACCGGTGACGGCACTCGCGGTCGAACGAACGCGGCTTTGGGCGTGGCCATGTGAGGTGCTCACGCGACTGCTCCAGCGC encodes the following:
- a CDS encoding lipoate--protein ligase → MSTRRRSPGRRTTLRPRSRTRSWWHRGWLEVVRRCPSTSQPATINVFRQHRIDCCCGGNISLADACVRHDINPDTLLAELRAAIVAAGETRPEDVERTSDHALPGEEWAEVRGYYRQMALIRAFELRAGEMYQRARIGGYCHLNLGEEATVVGLMAALEPRYRDGHRAGERLATGGDSSCMSMCISRTAFCMPQPTSGSVPCRIMPELAYIDNEHITDPRINLAIEEYALRYLDPRYTYVLFYVNEPSIIVGHNQNTFEEINLRYVRDRGIHVVRRLSGGGAVYHDAGNLNFSFITDHRPDRLHNFRFFTEPVVRVLQSMGVAAELQGRNDLMVDGRKISGNAQFSTTRRMFSHGTLLFNSNLEEISHALNVQQDKIQSKGHQRVRNRVANIADYSEKEVDVPTFRMQLLNGIFAGSGVRRQRLSAQDWSGVRRIMERRYARWDWNVGASPRFNVARVRRFAFGEVDARLEVRKGRIDQIHIFGDFLGTGVVRRIEQALRGVSYDPEVLQKALRGLDLRASFPGLPTDAFLALLHPASVREKTSEVTRASTSGGLPMKRKALLSARGCDGSSHRQMDGVASAANKHSAWQQADGCGTRVIGS